The Actinomycetota bacterium genomic interval GGGCTTCCTATCCCAGCACGGCCCTCATGACCATCATCCCCGCCAAGGTGGCGGGGGTGCATGAGATAGCGGTTTGCGTTCCTCCCGGCCGGGGCGGGGAGGTGAACCCCTACACACTCCTCACCCTCGATCACCTTGGCGTGAAGGAGGTCTACAGGGTAGGGGGCGCACAGGCGATAGCCGCGCTGGCGTTGGGCACGGAGACCATCGCGCCCGTGGAGAAGGTTGTGGGGCCGGGAAACATCTACGTCACCCTGGCCAAGAAGGAGGTCTTCGGACGGGTGGGCATAGATATGCTGGCAGGACCCAGCGAACTGGTCGTGCTGGCGGACGGAAAGGCGGAGGCGGATCTGCTCGCGTGGGAGATGGCCGCCCAGCTCGAACACGGGGGCGGGGCTAGGGCCTGCCTGATCACGGACAGCGAAGGGATCGTCACGCGCGTGCAGAAGGCGCTCGTACGCCGGATTGAAGCTGAGGCTGGCGGACCCGCGGATGTAACGGCCGTGATGGTCAGGGACATGGCTGAGGGGGCACGATTGGTGGACGTGCTGGCGCCGGAGCACCTGGTCATCGACACCGAGGACATGACGGGGACCCTTTCGGCCATACACAACGCGGGCGCTATTTTCCTGGGCTCGGAATCGCCGGTAGCGCTGGGGGATTACGCGGTGGGCGTGAACCACGTCCTGCCCACCAAGGGAGGCGCGCGCTATGCCTCCCCCCTTGGGGTATACGATTTTCTCAAGCGCACCAACATCGTGCTCTCCAATCCCAGGGCAAACCGTCACCTCGGCCCCCTGGTGGAGACGCTGGCCAGGGTGGAGGGCCTCGTGAACCACGCCGAGGCCATGCGCCATCGCCTATACGGCCAGGAAGAGGAGTAGGGGCCGGACGACGGGCGGGTGATGAGAACCGCTTACTGCAGGGCAGCGAACGAGGGGCAGAGGTGAGAGAGATGAACGCGCGCAAGGCGGCGCGTCGGAGAAAGACCAGGGAGACCGAGATAAGCGTGGCCCTTTGCCTGGACGGGAAGGGCGAAACACGGGTGTCCACGGGCATCGCTTTCTTCGACCACATGCTGACGCTGCTCGCCTACCACGCCGCTTTCGATCTCACGCTCGAGGCCGCGGGCGACCTGGAGGTCGACCAGCACCACACGGTGGAGGACGTGGGTTTGTGCCTGGGCTCCGCCATCGGGGAAGCGCTCGGTGACAAGGCGGGGATAAGGCGTTACGGTTGGAGCCTGCTTCCCATGGACGAGGCCCTGTGCATGGTGGCGCTGGACCTTAGCGGCAGGCCTCACCTGACCTACGAGGTGTCCTTGCCCGTCGAGCTCATCTCGGATTTCGATCCCACCACCGTGCGGGAGTTCCTGCAGGCGTTGTCCAACCAGGCGGGGCTCACCCTCCATGTGCGCGGCATCAGCGGCGACAACCCCCACCACATCCTGGAAGCCGTCTTCAAGGGGCTCGGCAAGGCTTTCCGTGAGGCGGTGAGCCTGGAGCCGGGCCGCGGGGATATCCCATCCACGAAGGGAAGCCTCTGAGGACGCGGCTTCCGACAAGAGCACGAGGTGATGAGCTTGATAATCGT includes:
- the hisB gene encoding imidazoleglycerol-phosphate dehydratase HisB: MNARKAARRRKTRETEISVALCLDGKGETRVSTGIAFFDHMLTLLAYHAAFDLTLEAAGDLEVDQHHTVEDVGLCLGSAIGEALGDKAGIRRYGWSLLPMDEALCMVALDLSGRPHLTYEVSLPVELISDFDPTTVREFLQALSNQAGLTLHVRGISGDNPHHILEAVFKGLGKAFREAVSLEPGRGDIPSTKGSL
- the hisD gene encoding histidinol dehydrogenase, encoding MMKVLRSEDYEDLQSLRRDMGWDFWADGGPVQEVRDIISQVERDGDRALRELTKRLDGIDLPAGGLRVGESEMRQAREKVDPSFIDALRGAARSITSFHRRQSWESLFWDTEEGARIGQMIRPLKRVGVYIPGGRASYPSTALMTIIPAKVAGVHEIAVCVPPGRGGEVNPYTLLTLDHLGVKEVYRVGGAQAIAALALGTETIAPVEKVVGPGNIYVTLAKKEVFGRVGIDMLAGPSELVVLADGKAEADLLAWEMAAQLEHGGGARACLITDSEGIVTRVQKALVRRIEAEAGGPADVTAVMVRDMAEGARLVDVLAPEHLVIDTEDMTGTLSAIHNAGAIFLGSESPVALGDYAVGVNHVLPTKGGARYASPLGVYDFLKRTNIVLSNPRANRHLGPLVETLARVEGLVNHAEAMRHRLYGQEEE